A DNA window from Vigna angularis cultivar LongXiaoDou No.4 chromosome 1, ASM1680809v1, whole genome shotgun sequence contains the following coding sequences:
- the LOC108322660 gene encoding uncharacterized protein LOC108322660 — protein MRNMASSASSRGIAAIVGVGPNLGLSIARKFAHEGYTVAILARDLGRLSRFADEIAREEKAQVFAIRIDCSDSRSVREAFEGVLSLGFVEILVYNAYQPLSSYPTSFQDLRIDSFHKSLAVSSVGAFHCAQQVLPGMVERGKGTLLFTGCSTSLNGIAGYSELCCGKFALRALSQCLAKEFQPQGVHVAHVIIDGLIGPPRGGTLTTSLQRGNSSGEQSSGVVGGGGESTMDPDALAQTFWHLHVQDRNAWTQEMDLRSPSVRFF, from the exons ATGCGAAACATGGCCAGCTCCGCTTCTTCACGAGGCATTGCTGCCATCGTCGGTGTCGGTCCCAACCTCGGCCTCTCCATCGCTCGCAAGTTCGCTCACGAGGGCTACACCGTCGCCATCCTCGCTCGTGACCTGG GGAGGTTGTCGAGATTCGCCGACGAAATAGCCAGGGAAGAGAAGGCGCAGGTTTTCGCCATAAGAATAGACTGTTCCGATTCCCGAAGCGTGAGAGAGGCTTTCGAGGGAGTGCTGTCTCTGGGATTCGTTGAAATTCTCGTTTACAATGCATACCAACCCCTATCTTCTTACCCCACCTCCTTCCAAGACCTTCGCATCGATTCCTTCCACAAATCTCTCGCCGTTTCTTCTGTCGGTGCCTTCCACTGCGCTCAACAG GTGCTGCCCGGCATGGTTGAAAGAGGAAAGGGAACCCTTCTCTTCACGGGTTGTTCCACTTCTCTCAACGGCATTGCTGGATACTCCGAACTAT GCTGTGGGAAATTCGCTTTGAGAGCACTATCGCAATGTTTGGCCAAGGAATTTCAGCCCCAGGGAGTGCACGTAGCTCATGTTATCATCGACGGCCTCATTGGCCCACCCAG AGGAGGAACATTGACGACGTCATTGCAGAGGGGTAATTCGTCGGGGGAGCAAAGCAGTGGAGTAGTGGGAGGAGGAGGTGAGAGTACAATGGACCCGGACGCACTGGCTCAAACCTTCTGGCACTTGCACGTCCAGGACCGGAACGCATGGACCCAGGAGATGGATCTTCGTTCCCCTTCTGTCAGATTCTTCTAG
- the LOC108322678 gene encoding CDPK-related kinase 5 isoform X1, whose protein sequence is MGLCTSKPHANPTLSSSPNSNPHFTDTNADEQLPKNPIPTPKKSPLFPFYTPSPAHHFFSGKSPAPATPRRFFKPPSPAKHIRAVLARRHGSVKPNEASIPEDEVVALDKNFGFSKQFEQKFEVGDEVGRGHFGYTCAAKFLKGQLKGQHVAVKVIPKAKMTTAIAIEDVRREVKILRALTGHKNLIQFHDAYEDNDNVYIVMELCEGGELLDRILSRGGKYTEEDAKAVMIQILNVVAFCHLQGVVHRDLKPENFLFTSKEENSELKAIDFGLSDFVKPGIFGVLLCILPVFQSTTVWVKIIVFHRLTDERLNDIVGSAYYVAPEVLHRAYSTEADVWSVGVIAYILLCGSRPFWARTESGIFRAVLRATPSFDEPPWPSLSDEAKDFVKRLLNKDPRKRMTAAQALSHPWIKNYKDVKVPLDILVFKLMKTYMRSSSLRKAALRALSKTLATEELQHLKEQFALLEPNKTNTISLENIKAALMKNATDAMKESRIPDFLASLNALQYRRMAFDEFCAAALSVHQLEALDRWEQHARCAYELFEKDGNRAIVIEELASELGLGPSVPVHAVLHDWIRHTDGKLSFLGFVKLLHGPSRSLAKPH, encoded by the exons ATGGGTCTCTGCACTTCAAAGCCTCATGCAAATCCCACACTCTCCTCTTCTCCCAATTCCAACCCCCACTTCACAGACACCAATGCCGACGAACAATTACCCAAAAATCCTATTCCTACTCCAAAAAAATCTCCCCTTTTCCCGTTCTACACTCCGAGCCCGGCCCACCACTTTTTCTCCGGCAAGTCTCCGGCGCCGGCGACTCCCCGGCGGTTCTTCAAGCCTCCGTCGCCAGCGAAGCACATTCGGGCCGTGCTGGCCCGCCGTCATGGGTCTGTTAAGCCCAACGAAGCTAGCATCCCGGAAGATGAAGTGGTTGCTCTTGACAAGAACTTCGGATTCTCGAAACAGTTTGAGCAAAAGTTTGAGGTTGGGGACGAGGTTGGACGAGGACACTTTGGTTATACTTGTGCTGCCAAGTTCCTTAAGGGCCAACTCAAAGGCCAACACGTCGCCGTCAAGGTCATCCCTAAAGCCAAG atGACAACTGCAATTGCAATTGAGGATGTGAGGAGGGAGGTGAAGATATTGAGGGCTTTGACAGGACATAAAAATCTGATTCAGTTCCACGATGCGTATGAGGATAATGACAATGTCTACATAGTAATGGA GTTGTGCGAAGGAGGGGAGCTTTTGGACAGAATATTGTCGAG AGGAGGAAAATACACTGAGGAAGATGCTAAAGCTGTCATGATACAAATACTAAATGTTGTTGCGTTTTGCCATCTACAGGGTGTTGTGCATCGTGATCTCAAACCAGAG AATTTCCTATTCACATCAAAAGAAGAGAACTCTGAGCTGAAGGCCATTGACTTTGGATTGTCTGATTTTGTCAAACCAGGTATTTTCGGAGTCCTTTTATGCATTCTGCCTGTTTTTCAGTCCACTACTGTTTGggttaaaattatagtttttcatCGCCTTACAGATGAAAGGCTTAATGACATTGTTGGTAGTGCATACTACGTGGCTCCTGAAGTTTTGCATAGAGCTTACAGTACAGAGGCTGATGTCTGGAGTGTTGGTGTGATTGCTTATATTTTACTATGTGGCAGTCGTCCATTTTGGGCACGGACTGAATCTGGGATATTCCGTGCCGTATTGAGAGCTACTCCAAGTTTTGATGAACCTCCATGGCCTTCTCTATCAGATGAGGCAAAGGATTTTGTTAAGAGACTTCTAAATAAAgatccaaggaaaagaatgactgcAGCGCAGGCATTGA GTCATCCATGgattaaaaattataaggaCGTAAAAGTGCCTTTGGATATTCTAGTGTTCAAGCTCATGAAGACATACATGCGTTCCTCCTCTCTACGAAAAGCAGCTTTAAGA GCTTTGTCTAAGACATTGGCTACCGAAGAGCTGCAGCATTTGAAGGAGCAGTTTGCACTTTTAGAGCCAAACAAAACTAACACTATTAGCTTGGAAAATATCAAAGCG GCCTTAATGAAAAATGCAACAGATGCCATGAAGGAATCACGCATTCCAGATTTCCTGGCATCA CTTAATGCATTGCAATATAGAAGGATGGCTTTTGATGAGTTCTGCGCAGCTGCACTTAGTGTTCATCAGCTTGAAGCACTTGACCGGTGGGAGCAACATGCACGCTGTGCCTATGAACTTTTTGAAAAGGATGGAAACAGAGCTATAGTCATTGAGGAACTGGCTTCG GAGCTTGGGCTTGGTCCATCTGTCCCTGTTCATGCTGTTCTTCACGACTGGATTAGGCACACTGATGGAAAGTTGAGCTTCCTTGGATTTGTTAAGTTATTGCACGGTCCATCTCGAAGTCTTGCAAAACCTCACTAG
- the LOC108322678 gene encoding CDPK-related kinase 5 isoform X2 — translation MGLCTSKPHANPTLSSSPNSNPHFTDTNADEQLPKNPIPTPKKSPLFPFYTPSPAHHFFSGKSPAPATPRRFFKPPSPAKHIRAVLARRHGSVKPNEASIPEDEVVALDKNFGFSKQFEQKFEVGDEVGRGHFGYTCAAKFLKGQLKGQHVAVKVIPKAKMTTAIAIEDVRREVKILRALTGHKNLIQFHDAYEDNDNVYIVMELCEGGELLDRILSRGGKYTEEDAKAVMIQILNVVAFCHLQGVVHRDLKPENFLFTSKEENSELKAIDFGLSDFVKPDERLNDIVGSAYYVAPEVLHRAYSTEADVWSVGVIAYILLCGSRPFWARTESGIFRAVLRATPSFDEPPWPSLSDEAKDFVKRLLNKDPRKRMTAAQALSHPWIKNYKDVKVPLDILVFKLMKTYMRSSSLRKAALRALSKTLATEELQHLKEQFALLEPNKTNTISLENIKAALMKNATDAMKESRIPDFLASLNALQYRRMAFDEFCAAALSVHQLEALDRWEQHARCAYELFEKDGNRAIVIEELASELGLGPSVPVHAVLHDWIRHTDGKLSFLGFVKLLHGPSRSLAKPH, via the exons ATGGGTCTCTGCACTTCAAAGCCTCATGCAAATCCCACACTCTCCTCTTCTCCCAATTCCAACCCCCACTTCACAGACACCAATGCCGACGAACAATTACCCAAAAATCCTATTCCTACTCCAAAAAAATCTCCCCTTTTCCCGTTCTACACTCCGAGCCCGGCCCACCACTTTTTCTCCGGCAAGTCTCCGGCGCCGGCGACTCCCCGGCGGTTCTTCAAGCCTCCGTCGCCAGCGAAGCACATTCGGGCCGTGCTGGCCCGCCGTCATGGGTCTGTTAAGCCCAACGAAGCTAGCATCCCGGAAGATGAAGTGGTTGCTCTTGACAAGAACTTCGGATTCTCGAAACAGTTTGAGCAAAAGTTTGAGGTTGGGGACGAGGTTGGACGAGGACACTTTGGTTATACTTGTGCTGCCAAGTTCCTTAAGGGCCAACTCAAAGGCCAACACGTCGCCGTCAAGGTCATCCCTAAAGCCAAG atGACAACTGCAATTGCAATTGAGGATGTGAGGAGGGAGGTGAAGATATTGAGGGCTTTGACAGGACATAAAAATCTGATTCAGTTCCACGATGCGTATGAGGATAATGACAATGTCTACATAGTAATGGA GTTGTGCGAAGGAGGGGAGCTTTTGGACAGAATATTGTCGAG AGGAGGAAAATACACTGAGGAAGATGCTAAAGCTGTCATGATACAAATACTAAATGTTGTTGCGTTTTGCCATCTACAGGGTGTTGTGCATCGTGATCTCAAACCAGAG AATTTCCTATTCACATCAAAAGAAGAGAACTCTGAGCTGAAGGCCATTGACTTTGGATTGTCTGATTTTGTCAAACCAG ATGAAAGGCTTAATGACATTGTTGGTAGTGCATACTACGTGGCTCCTGAAGTTTTGCATAGAGCTTACAGTACAGAGGCTGATGTCTGGAGTGTTGGTGTGATTGCTTATATTTTACTATGTGGCAGTCGTCCATTTTGGGCACGGACTGAATCTGGGATATTCCGTGCCGTATTGAGAGCTACTCCAAGTTTTGATGAACCTCCATGGCCTTCTCTATCAGATGAGGCAAAGGATTTTGTTAAGAGACTTCTAAATAAAgatccaaggaaaagaatgactgcAGCGCAGGCATTGA GTCATCCATGgattaaaaattataaggaCGTAAAAGTGCCTTTGGATATTCTAGTGTTCAAGCTCATGAAGACATACATGCGTTCCTCCTCTCTACGAAAAGCAGCTTTAAGA GCTTTGTCTAAGACATTGGCTACCGAAGAGCTGCAGCATTTGAAGGAGCAGTTTGCACTTTTAGAGCCAAACAAAACTAACACTATTAGCTTGGAAAATATCAAAGCG GCCTTAATGAAAAATGCAACAGATGCCATGAAGGAATCACGCATTCCAGATTTCCTGGCATCA CTTAATGCATTGCAATATAGAAGGATGGCTTTTGATGAGTTCTGCGCAGCTGCACTTAGTGTTCATCAGCTTGAAGCACTTGACCGGTGGGAGCAACATGCACGCTGTGCCTATGAACTTTTTGAAAAGGATGGAAACAGAGCTATAGTCATTGAGGAACTGGCTTCG GAGCTTGGGCTTGGTCCATCTGTCCCTGTTCATGCTGTTCTTCACGACTGGATTAGGCACACTGATGGAAAGTTGAGCTTCCTTGGATTTGTTAAGTTATTGCACGGTCCATCTCGAAGTCTTGCAAAACCTCACTAG